The uncultured Carboxylicivirga sp. genomic interval GGGGTTTTGGTATTGCTTACGCAATCGAAATACCCCGACCTGATTATCGGAGCAATCGTCTTTTTGATTGTGGTAAGGGGAGCTTTCAGGATTTTAAAACTAGGGAAATAAATTTAAAATCTTATGGCACATTCACACGGACATTCACATGCAACAAACAAAAGTTACGGAAAAGCTTTTGCCCTGGGTATTGGATTAAATGTAATCTTTATTGCCGTTGAAATCATTTATGGTTTAATTGCCAACTCATCTGCTCTGCTCGCTGATGCAGGACATAATGCCAGCGATGTGCTCGGCCTTGTTTTTGCATGGACGGCCATTTGGCTTGCATCCATCAAACCACGGGGCAAATACACCTACGGGCTTCGAAAAACAACCATCCTTGTTTCAATTTTAAATGCCCTTCTGTTGTTTGGTGCGGTAGCTGTTATCGCATGGGATGCCATTGGTAAATTTAAAAACCCTGAACCTGTGGCTGGCAGTCAGGTAATGATTGTTGCCGCCATTGGTGTAGTCATCAACACCTTAACTGCTTTGCTTTTTATGAAAGGCCAGAAAGACGACCTGAACATAAAAGGTGCATTTCTGCACATGGCAGCCGATGCCGGGGTATCGCTGGGTGTTGTTGTGGCAGGTTTGTTAAT includes:
- a CDS encoding cation diffusion facilitator family transporter; this encodes MAHSHGHSHATNKSYGKAFALGIGLNVIFIAVEIIYGLIANSSALLADAGHNASDVLGLVFAWTAIWLASIKPRGKYTYGLRKTTILVSILNALLLFGAVAVIAWDAIGKFKNPEPVAGSQVMIVAAIGVVINTLTALLFMKGQKDDLNIKGAFLHMAADAGVSLGVVVAGLLINLTGKQWIDPLTSFLIIAVIVWGTWRLFTDSVDLALDAVPKHINLEKVREFLLAQKGVENIHDLHIWAMSTTKVALTAHLIIPEGINDNFIGDLQHELEHEFGINHTTLQIENKSIEEDCEIDC